The following coding sequences are from one Chromatiales bacterium window:
- the hypD gene encoding hydrogenase formation protein HypD: MSAEARTWLERIRALDLPGPVRILNVCGGHERSISMAGLRGVLPAGIELIPGPGCPVCVCPEEDVYEAIELARNEPVILLAFGDMLRVPVNRPKAEPRSLQQARAGGADIRPIASPREAVRVAAENPGREVVFFATGFETTTAPVAAMLAEGVPANLSVLLSGRLTWPAVRMLLDSDTPGFDALIAPGHVSTVMGAAEWRFVPDDFGIPSAVAGFTPESLLAAFYSVLRQRIEGRAFLDNCYPEVVSDTGNATAQQQLALTMSVGAATWRGIGSIPASGFDIRERFAAQDARLRHPRYRDDARKRAGQMPPGCDCARVVLGRIYPNQCRLYGAACTPRTPIGPCMVSDEGACRIWWASGIRERAAA, translated from the coding sequence GTGAGCGCCGAGGCCCGGACCTGGCTCGAGCGCATTCGCGCGCTGGACCTGCCGGGCCCGGTGCGCATCCTCAACGTCTGCGGCGGTCATGAACGCTCGATCAGCATGGCCGGGCTGCGCGGGGTCCTGCCCGCGGGAATCGAGCTGATTCCGGGGCCCGGATGCCCCGTCTGCGTCTGTCCCGAGGAAGACGTCTACGAGGCGATCGAACTCGCCCGCAACGAGCCGGTGATTCTGCTCGCGTTCGGCGACATGCTGCGGGTGCCGGTCAATCGGCCGAAGGCCGAACCGCGGTCGCTGCAGCAGGCCCGTGCCGGGGGCGCCGACATCCGTCCGATCGCCTCGCCGCGCGAGGCCGTGCGTGTCGCCGCTGAAAATCCCGGTCGCGAGGTGGTCTTCTTCGCGACCGGATTCGAGACCACCACTGCACCGGTCGCGGCCATGCTGGCCGAAGGCGTGCCGGCCAACCTCTCGGTGCTGCTCTCCGGACGACTGACCTGGCCGGCCGTGCGCATGCTGTTGGATTCCGACACGCCCGGCTTCGACGCGCTGATCGCGCCTGGCCATGTCTCAACGGTGATGGGCGCGGCGGAGTGGCGATTCGTGCCCGATGACTTCGGCATTCCCTCGGCCGTCGCCGGTTTCACGCCGGAATCGCTGCTGGCGGCGTTCTACTCGGTACTGCGCCAGCGCATCGAGGGTCGCGCGTTTCTCGACAACTGCTACCCGGAGGTGGTCAGCGATACCGGCAACGCCACCGCGCAGCAGCAGCTCGCCCTGACCATGAGCGTCGGCGCGGCCACCTGGCGCGGCATCGGCAGCATTCCGGCTTCGGGATTCGACATTCGCGAGCGGTTCGCAGCGCAGGACGCGCGCCTGCGCCATCCGCGCTATCGCGACGATGCCCGCAAGCGCGCGGGCCAGATGCCGCCCGGCTGCGATTGCGCGCGGGTCGTGCTCGGCCGCATCTATCCCAACCAGTGCCGCCTGTATGGTGCGGCCTGTACGCCGAGGACGCCGATCGGCCCCTGCATGGTTTCCGACGAGGGCGCCTGCCGGATCTGGTGGGCGAGCGGGATCCGTGAACGCGCAGCCGCCTGA
- the hypB gene encoding hydrogenase nickel incorporation protein HypB yields the protein MCDTCGCNITTGNSHLLEGEGRLAHTASGAESVEVLRGLMTANDHAAAHNRGHFDAAGVLVINLMSSPGAGKTALIEATADALRGRVRLAVVEGDLETENDAERVRAKGIPAVQITTGTACHLDAHLVHHALHELPLEGVDILFIENVGNLVCPASFDLGQHRNVILLSVPEGDDKPAKYPVMFRAADLVLLSKADLLGVLDDFDPKRAETAVRNLASRAPVVPVATRRTPELTAWLEWLERERVAHRAAPRRSQDHGHAQPGHSHP from the coding sequence ATGTGCGACACCTGCGGCTGCAACATCACCACCGGCAATTCCCACCTGCTTGAAGGCGAGGGCCGGCTTGCGCACACGGCGTCGGGCGCCGAAAGCGTGGAGGTGCTGCGCGGCCTGATGACGGCCAATGATCACGCGGCCGCACACAACCGCGGGCACTTCGATGCCGCGGGCGTTCTGGTCATCAACCTGATGTCTTCGCCCGGTGCCGGCAAGACCGCGCTGATCGAGGCGACCGCCGACGCCCTGCGCGGCCGGGTGCGGCTGGCGGTCGTCGAGGGCGATCTCGAAACCGAAAACGATGCCGAGCGTGTGCGCGCAAAGGGCATCCCCGCGGTACAGATCACGACCGGTACCGCCTGCCACCTCGACGCGCATCTTGTGCACCATGCCCTGCACGAACTCCCGCTGGAGGGGGTCGACATCCTGTTCATCGAGAACGTCGGCAATCTTGTCTGCCCGGCGAGTTTCGATCTCGGTCAGCATCGAAACGTCATTCTGCTGTCCGTGCCGGAAGGCGACGACAAGCCGGCGAAGTATCCGGTCATGTTTCGCGCGGCCGATCTGGTGCTGCTGAGCAAGGCCGACCTGCTCGGCGTGCTCGACGACTTCGATCCGAAACGCGCTGAAACGGCGGTTCGCAACCTGGCGAGCCGGGCACCGGTGGTCCCCGTGGCCACGCGGCGCACACCGGAGCTGACGGCCTGGCTCGAATGGCTGGAGCGCGAACGGGTCGCGCATCGGGCCGCGCCACGCCGGTCGCAAGACCACGGCCATGCCCAGCCCGGGCACAGTCACCCGTGA
- a CDS encoding hydrogenase maturation nickel metallochaperone HypA codes for MHELALCQALLDEVERVARDHPGMQVERVQVRLGPLSGAEPDLLKQAYTVARTGTVAALAELEIEPVAIRVRCTACAAETDAASGRLVCGACGDWRTELVSGDELVLQRVELGAAQRQLH; via the coding sequence ATGCATGAACTCGCGCTGTGTCAGGCCCTGCTCGACGAGGTCGAGCGGGTCGCGCGCGACCATCCGGGCATGCAGGTGGAGCGGGTTCAGGTTCGGCTTGGCCCGCTGAGCGGTGCCGAACCCGATCTGCTGAAACAGGCCTACACCGTCGCACGGACGGGAACGGTCGCGGCGCTTGCCGAACTGGAGATCGAACCGGTTGCGATCCGCGTGCGTTGCACGGCCTGCGCGGCCGAGACCGATGCCGCCAGCGGCCGACTGGTCTGCGGCGCCTGTGGTGACTGGCGCACCGAACTCGTCAGCGGCGACGAACTGGTGCTGCAAAGGGTCGAACTCGGCGCCGCACAACGACAACTGCATTGA
- a CDS encoding HypC/HybG/HupF family hydrogenase formation chaperone, with translation MCLAIPMRVEAIDGFTARCEAKGVTREVSLFMLPPGEVETGDFVMVHVGYAIQKVSAADARSAWELYDQMLAAEDAGPDA, from the coding sequence ATGTGTCTCGCCATTCCGATGCGGGTGGAGGCAATCGACGGGTTCACGGCCCGTTGCGAGGCAAAGGGCGTCACACGCGAGGTCAGCCTGTTCATGCTGCCGCCTGGCGAGGTGGAAACCGGCGACTTCGTCATGGTCCATGTCGGCTACGCCATCCAGAAGGTCTCGGCCGCCGACGCCCGCAGCGCCTGGGAACTGTATGACCAGATGCTCGCCGCCGAGGACGCCGGCCCGGATGCATGA
- a CDS encoding hydrogenase maturation protease, with translation MKQVAVLGIGNTLLTDDGIGVHAVRWLEERGYGERHGIRLIDAGTLSFTLAVEIENVSHLIVIDALRKRSPPGRVHVLRGSEIDHHLAHAASSVHEVGLGDLLHIARLSGRMPAEIALIGIEPAEIGWGDCPGPAALAALPAVGRNVEALLADWGFDSRPARPSDARHAYA, from the coding sequence ATGAAGCAGGTCGCGGTGCTTGGAATCGGCAACACGTTGCTCACCGACGACGGCATCGGCGTCCACGCCGTTCGCTGGCTGGAAGAGCGTGGCTATGGCGAACGCCACGGCATCCGCCTGATCGACGCCGGGACCCTGAGCTTTACGCTGGCCGTCGAGATCGAGAACGTCTCTCACCTGATCGTCATCGACGCGCTGCGCAAACGCAGCCCGCCCGGCCGCGTGCATGTGCTGCGCGGGAGCGAAATCGACCATCACCTCGCGCACGCCGCCAGCAGCGTCCACGAGGTGGGGCTCGGCGACCTGCTGCATATCGCCCGTCTGTCGGGGCGCATGCCGGCGGAGATTGCGCTGATCGGCATCGAACCGGCCGAGATCGGCTGGGGTGACTGCCCGGGTCCGGCGGCATTGGCGGCGTTGCCGGCGGTCGGTCGAAACGTCGAGGCACTGCTGGCCGACTGGGGCTTTGATTCGCGGCCAGCCCGCCCGAGCGATGCACGCCATGCGTACGCCTGA
- a CDS encoding hydrogenase expression/formation protein: MRTPDFDVVTGCGPGPGSVPTGNVEPLLFEIAHALDRLLETGETHVIDLRSIPLGPGEEDRIEAALGRGEILARLDALGPSEIRESRFPGVWLVTHRNGHDEIVARSIEITFSPTLLAAPHEDVRAGRDRLHSELEARGDD; this comes from the coding sequence ATGCGTACGCCTGACTTCGACGTCGTGACCGGGTGCGGCCCGGGTCCCGGCTCGGTACCCACCGGCAATGTCGAGCCGCTGCTGTTCGAGATCGCCCATGCGCTCGATCGACTGCTGGAGACCGGCGAAACCCATGTGATCGATCTGCGATCGATTCCGCTCGGGCCCGGCGAGGAGGATCGGATCGAAGCGGCCCTGGGGCGCGGCGAGATCCTTGCCCGTCTCGACGCGCTCGGTCCAAGCGAGATCCGCGAGTCACGTTTCCCGGGCGTGTGGCTCGTCACTCATCGCAACGGCCACGACGAGATCGTGGCGCGAAGCATCGAGATCACCTTTAGCCCGACCTTGCTGGCCGCACCGCACGAAGATGTGCGGGCCGGCCGGGATCGTCTGCATTCCGAACTGGAGGCCCGTGGCGATGACTGA
- a CDS encoding hydrogenase small subunit, translating into MTERDTLGAQLRAQGVSRRGFLKFCAATASMMALPPAMVPRIAAALEAARRPSVIWLSFQECTGCTESLTRSHTPTIENLIFDSISLDYHHTLQAAAGYGAEEAREEAMREHHGKYLLVVDGSIPTKDDGVYSTIAGMTNLAMLEEAAAGAAAIIAVGTCAAFGGLPHAKPNPTGAKAVSDIIHDKPIINVSGCPPIPVVITGVLAHFLTFGTIPDLDHLGRPKAFFGQNIHDRCYRRPYYERGLFAKTFDDQGAKNGWCLYLLGCKGPVTYNACATTKWNQGTSFPIESGHGCIGCSEPNFWDMGGLYRSLSQGSWGAAEGLAAAAGIGAAVGIGSSLLARARQGAPKREVQARLDAAAEESK; encoded by the coding sequence ATGACTGAACGCGATACCCTCGGCGCACAGCTGCGTGCACAAGGCGTGAGCCGGCGCGGCTTTCTGAAGTTCTGCGCGGCCACCGCCTCGATGATGGCCCTGCCACCCGCAATGGTGCCGCGCATCGCCGCGGCGCTCGAGGCCGCGCGACGTCCGTCCGTGATCTGGCTGTCGTTTCAGGAATGCACGGGCTGCACCGAGTCGCTGACGCGCTCGCACACGCCCACCATCGAAAACCTGATCTTCGACAGCATCTCGCTCGACTATCACCACACGCTGCAGGCCGCGGCCGGCTATGGTGCGGAAGAAGCGCGCGAGGAGGCCATGCGCGAACACCATGGCAAGTATCTGCTGGTGGTCGACGGCTCCATTCCAACCAAGGACGACGGCGTCTACTCGACGATTGCCGGCATGACCAACCTGGCCATGCTCGAAGAGGCCGCCGCCGGTGCGGCGGCGATCATCGCGGTCGGTACCTGCGCGGCCTTCGGCGGCCTGCCGCACGCGAAGCCGAACCCGACCGGCGCGAAGGCGGTGTCGGACATCATTCACGACAAGCCGATCATCAACGTGTCGGGCTGTCCGCCGATCCCGGTGGTGATCACCGGGGTGCTCGCTCACTTCCTGACCTTCGGCACGATCCCGGACCTCGATCATCTCGGCCGGCCGAAGGCCTTCTTCGGCCAGAACATCCACGACCGCTGTTACCGGCGGCCGTACTACGAGCGCGGGCTGTTCGCGAAGACCTTCGACGATCAGGGCGCGAAAAACGGCTGGTGTCTGTACCTGCTTGGCTGCAAGGGGCCGGTCACCTACAACGCCTGTGCGACGACGAAGTGGAATCAGGGCACGAGCTTCCCGATCGAGTCCGGGCACGGCTGCATCGGCTGTTCGGAACCCAACTTCTGGGATATGGGCGGGCTGTACCGATCGCTGTCGCAGGGCAGCTGGGGGGCGGCCGAGGGCCTGGCCGCAGCCGCGGGCATCGGTGCCGCGGTGGGCATAGGCTCGTCGCTGCTGGCGCGTGCACGTCAGGGTGCGCCGAAGCGCGAGGTACAGGCCCGGCTTGACGCCGCCGCGGAGGAATCCAAGTGA
- a CDS encoding nitrate reductase, which produces MSLLEFARGPGMHWAVIILIAGMVWRIMGALLMTGSRDRSTARQGGAGAGLRLVFRRFWPHREFIRPTLFHLVAGYVLHIGLFVVIFLFAPHMLWFADLSGLPHWPGLPNNLVMIAGALTAASLVAFVLRRMTHPVMRRISGLDDYASNLVTLAPVVTGMLAFAHVPIARYETLLAVHLLCVELLFVWMPFSKLAHVLLFIPSRFQLGAALGRRGVKA; this is translated from the coding sequence GTGAGCCTGCTGGAGTTCGCGCGCGGACCGGGCATGCACTGGGCCGTCATCATCCTGATCGCGGGAATGGTGTGGCGGATCATGGGCGCCCTGCTGATGACCGGTAGCCGCGATCGATCGACCGCACGCCAGGGCGGCGCCGGCGCCGGCCTGCGCCTGGTGTTCCGGCGCTTCTGGCCGCATCGCGAGTTCATCCGGCCGACCCTGTTTCATCTGGTGGCCGGCTATGTGCTGCACATCGGCCTGTTCGTGGTGATCTTCCTGTTCGCACCGCACATGCTGTGGTTCGCCGACCTGAGCGGCCTGCCGCACTGGCCGGGCCTGCCGAACAACCTCGTCATGATCGCAGGTGCACTCACGGCGGCCTCACTGGTTGCGTTCGTGCTGCGACGGATGACCCATCCGGTGATGCGCAGGATTTCCGGCCTTGATGATTACGCGAGCAACCTCGTGACGCTGGCACCGGTGGTGACCGGCATGCTCGCGTTCGCGCATGTCCCGATCGCACGGTATGAAACCCTGCTTGCCGTTCATCTCCTGTGCGTGGAGTTGCTGTTCGTGTGGATGCCCTTCAGCAAGCTTGCGCATGTACTGCTGTTCATTCCGTCGCGTTTTCAGCTTGGCGCGGCGCTCGGCCGGCGCGGGGTGAAGGCATGA
- a CDS encoding (Fe-S)-binding protein, which produces MAVESQRVDQFFDGVKQLPGMARPTECPPGERLQQVKTTFLAKLDRRMAVDLEACVHCGQCAEACHYYNATRDPKYTPIRKLDLIKRVYRRELSPMRWLQRLWTPDITIDEVNEWIELVYDSCTECGRCFMVCPMGINIPAMVNVSRQAFANAGLIPVELRAMEQEQYSGSTLFGIGPAETEAAIRKIGAEIGVEVPLNRDKADVLLLTSVVEVMVFTDQIAAAIKVLNHLKLDWTLHMDGFEAANFGMLSGFEPLQRRAGDRIVKTAKRIGAKTVLVPECGHAYPSLRWDQANIDEAALPFEVLTMAELMARELKSGRLKIRPIGRDKSVTFHDPCKIGRHSGVFDEPREVLDALGVDFHEAESSRAVNWCCGGGAGVFLLNSAAKLREGAWKIKQAQIDATGADGVVLSCASCRLNFEKGARNNHWEKPIESLLSLVAENLDE; this is translated from the coding sequence ATGGCCGTCGAATCACAACGCGTCGACCAGTTCTTCGATGGCGTGAAACAGCTGCCCGGCATGGCGCGGCCGACCGAGTGCCCACCCGGTGAGCGCCTGCAGCAGGTCAAGACCACGTTCCTGGCGAAACTGGACCGGCGCATGGCCGTGGACCTGGAAGCCTGCGTGCACTGCGGGCAGTGTGCGGAGGCCTGTCACTACTACAACGCCACGCGCGATCCGAAGTACACACCGATTCGCAAGCTCGATCTGATCAAACGGGTGTACCGGCGCGAACTCTCGCCGATGCGCTGGCTACAGCGGCTGTGGACACCGGACATCACGATCGATGAGGTCAACGAGTGGATCGAACTCGTCTACGACTCCTGCACCGAATGCGGCCGCTGCTTCATGGTCTGCCCGATGGGGATCAACATTCCGGCGATGGTCAATGTTTCGCGCCAGGCCTTCGCGAACGCCGGGCTGATTCCGGTCGAACTGCGTGCGATGGAGCAGGAACAGTATTCCGGTTCGACACTGTTCGGGATTGGTCCGGCGGAGACCGAAGCCGCGATCCGCAAGATCGGCGCGGAAATTGGAGTCGAAGTGCCGCTCAACCGCGACAAGGCGGACGTGCTGCTGCTGACTTCAGTCGTTGAGGTCATGGTCTTCACCGACCAGATCGCCGCGGCGATCAAGGTGCTCAACCATCTGAAGCTCGACTGGACCCTGCACATGGACGGTTTCGAGGCCGCGAACTTCGGCATGCTGTCCGGGTTCGAGCCATTGCAGCGTCGCGCGGGCGACCGCATCGTCAAGACTGCAAAGAGGATTGGCGCAAAGACCGTGCTCGTACCCGAATGCGGCCACGCCTACCCTTCCCTGCGCTGGGACCAGGCCAATATCGACGAGGCGGCGCTGCCGTTCGAGGTCCTGACCATGGCCGAACTGATGGCACGTGAACTGAAGTCCGGTCGACTGAAGATCAGGCCGATCGGCCGGGACAAGTCCGTCACCTTCCATGACCCCTGCAAGATCGGCCGGCATTCGGGTGTCTTCGATGAACCACGCGAAGTGCTCGATGCCCTCGGCGTGGACTTTCACGAGGCCGAATCCTCGCGCGCCGTGAACTGGTGCTGCGGCGGTGGTGCCGGTGTGTTCCTGCTCAACAGCGCGGCGAAACTGCGTGAGGGTGCCTGGAAGATCAAGCAGGCGCAGATCGACGCGACCGGCGCCGATGGTGTGGTGTTGTCCTGTGCGTCATGTCGGCTGAACTTCGAGAAAGGCGCCCGCAACAACCACTGGGAAAAGCCGATCGAGTCACTGCTGTCGCTGGTGGCCGAGAATCTCGATGAATGA